The Apium graveolens cultivar Ventura chromosome 11, ASM990537v1, whole genome shotgun sequence genome has a window encoding:
- the LOC141695412 gene encoding uncharacterized protein LOC141695412: protein MSFGDTIKEGNKTSEQDKAKAMIFLPHHLDEGLKTEYLTVKDPSTLWKDFKERCDHQKTMILLKARYDWLHFRLQDYKSVSEYNSAISKITSQLKLCGENITDKDMLEKTYSTFHANNMLLQQQYRERGFIKYYELISVLLLADQNNELLLKNHQARPTGSTPFPEVNTVTNNEYRDNKTVGRGRGRGRGREHARGHDFVHGRGRNQQNPPNFKRKSYYQKRTINEEKSESSTMAKRGESTCSRCGMKGHWRSTCRTSKHFANLYQASLKNVETNFTEQNDPLRIAHLEAHLGSDDRVDPSALTHMEVGDFFEDVDVNMPKFGGDEPKNN, encoded by the coding sequence ATGAGCTTCGGTGACACTATAAAAGAGGGAAATAAAACCTCCGAACAAGATAAGGCAAAAGCCATGATATTTCTTCCCCACCACCTTGATGAAGGATTGAAAACTGAATATTTGACTGTTAAAGATCCATCAACACTTTGGAAGGATTTCAAAGAAAGATGTGACCACCAAAAAACGATGATACTTCTCAAAGCTCGCTATGATTGGCTACACTTCCGATTGCAAGATTATAAAAGTGTGAGCGAGTATAACTCTGCCATATCTAAGATTACATCTCAATTGAAATTATGTGGCGAGAATATCACCGATAAGGATATGTTGGAAAAAACATATTCCACTTTCCATGCAAATAATATGCTCTTGCAGCAACAATATCGCGAACGTGGATTCATAAAATATTATGAGCTGATTTCTGTTTTGCTTCTTGCTGACCAAAACAATGAACTTTTGCTGAAAAACCATCAAGCACGTCCAACTGGCTCAACACCATTTCCTGAAGTGAATACGGTGACTAATAATGAATATAGAGATAATAAAACAGTTGGACGTGGGCGTGGACGTGGACGTGGGCGTGAACATGCCCGTGGTCATGATTTTGTGCATGGTAGAGGCCGTAATCAACAAAATCCCCCTAACTTTAAAAGAAAGTCTTACTACCAGAAACGGACAATAAATGAGGAAAAATCTGAGAGTAGTACGATGGCTAAAAGGGGTGAAAGTACTTGTAGTCGATGTGGAATGAAAGGTCACTGGAGAAGTACATGTCGTACCTCCAAGCACTTTGCCAACCTATATCAAGCATCTTTAAAGAATGTTGAAACTAATTTCACCGAACAGAATGATCCTTTGAGGATTGCTCATCTTGAAGCACATCTTGGAAGTGATGATCGAGTTGATCCTTCGGCCCTTACTCACATGGAAGTTGGTGATTTCTTTGAAGATGTTGATGTGAATATGCCTAAATTTGGTGGTGATGAGCCTAAGAATAACTAA